From the genome of Gracilinanus agilis isolate LMUSP501 chromosome 2, AgileGrace, whole genome shotgun sequence, one region includes:
- the BORCS7 gene encoding BLOC-1-related complex subunit 7 isoform X2: MAAGAPESQSRFGHSVKGLLTEKVNACGTDVIALTKQVLKGSRSSELLGQAARNMVLQEDAILHSEDSLRKMAIITTHLQYQSYPEER; encoded by the exons ATGGCTGCAGGAGCGCCCGAATCTCAGTCGCGATTCGGCCACTCGGTGAAGGGGCTGCTCACCGAAAAGGTGAATGCCTGTGGTACCGACGTGATCGCCCTCACCAAGCAGGTGCTGAAGGGCTCACGGAGCTCAGAG cTGCTGGGTCAGGCAGCTCGAAACATGGTACTGCAGGAAGATGCCATCTTGCACTCGGAAGAT AGTTTAAGGAAAATGGCAATTATAACCACTCATCTTCAGTACCA AAGCTATCCAGAAGAA